TTCATTACACAACAACAGTACGGTATACCGAATGGCATAAACGATGGGCACGTGTTTCGATACCAGGGCAGATCTTTAGTTCCAGTATGGTGGGCTGGGCTAGCAGTGTTTCAAGGGTAGATGGTATGCTTTGTTATCGGTGTTTTGCCAACCACAAACACACATCTTATTAGCGCACGCTTTTGGCTATACGTACATCAGAAGAGCCGGGATGAGCATGACTATGGAACTTGAACTCGTCATAGTGTGGTTTGTCTTCGTTTGATCATCTGCCTTCCCATCTCAGCAACATttgcacacacacaaacgGCTCAACCCTCGTCGTATATGCTTCTGTGAGCCGAGTGGTTTTAATAGTGTAATGCACTCCTCGCCGATCATGTTGCTGAAATAACAAAAATCGTCAATAACGCAGATGGCTGCTGCTAGACATCCTCATTCTTTGGCTTGTGGACGACGAGATTGGTAAAAGATCCATAGAGCTGTAGATGGAGGCTTTGACGCCCCAATGGTTTCCGTAAGCTATACCAAGATATGTGAAGGCATCTGGGCCTTTGTTAGTCTTATCGGACAGGCAAAGACACTTGAGCATATGCGAACGCACCTGGCTTGTAATATATGGGACGTCCCATGGTCTCGACTAACCTCAGCTCCCGAAGCTTTTGTAGAGTACGAGTCACATCTGCCTTGTCACCGAAGTCGGCCGTATAAACACACACGATCCGGTCTTTTTGCCCAGTAGGGTCAGTATGTGGGTTCCAGGGAGCGACCTTGGCTGCGATTCCCAACTCGTTGTTGGCTGTGGCCTTCGAGATGACACGCCAGACTTCATCAACATCCTTGGGTTGACAGAAGAGCATCCACTGCCGACAAGCGTCAATCACCGCCATGTACATCGTATCGCCGAGATCAGAAGACTTgccttgccggccttgatCCCACACGCACTTGCAAGACTCAAGATATCCCGAGAAGCCTCCTTCTGCTCTTGATCTATCTCTCGCATCTTGACTGCCGTAGACTTTTTGGTGCTGTTGATGCCTTGCTTAAAGTTGAGTAGGATGTTTAGCCTCTCCGTGCCTCCCTCGATCAAAGTATCGAGCCGGGAACCTTCCTCCTCGGGTGCCTCGTCCTCGTTTCCCCTGCTGCGCTGGTTCTGGGCAAGGGACTTGTCTTTGCGGCGTATGTACGGGTTGCAGATGAAGATCCAAGGAAATTTGTCGCTGTGCTCGGTTGTCTCCGGAGGGAGGCGAGCGAGGAAGTCGTTGACGGTCTCTGTCAATTGCCACGCGTAGGGAATGCCGGCGTATGGGTTGTGTAGTTTTGTGCTGTCAAGGGGCTCCATTTTGACTCTCCGGTTGATCTGGATAGCATCTGTCTCCTCCCACCACTGGGAAACATCGAAGGACGTGACTCGAGACTCTAGCCCAGTTACTATGTCCTCGTCTCCTAGCCCAACGGTCAGTCTTTGCGCGCCACGTCATTCAAGCCTCTGCACAAACCATAAAAGTCGGATTCATCCGAGTCCATCTTGATTGTCTGGACTGTCGACAGAAACTCGACTCGATTGATGGTGAGCTGCGCGGTTGACGCGTCGCGTCTTGCAGCGGTAGATATGATTTAGTAGCCGTTTCAAGTTACCTCAGAAAGAAGGTAGACCTGGTGCGGTTGACCTGCCTCATCCAAATTATGTCATTGTGCAAAGTGAAGTGAACAAGTCGATGAGACTTCGCGTCTGTCGGCAATGAGGGATGTTGACGGGATAGTCGTTATTTTGGGAACGATGGAAAGGTCCCGATCCGATCAGCGGCCGCCAAATGccggggcgggagggggtCCTTCCGAGTTCCCCGGGGAGCGCGGCCGTCCCCCTCCCGGAAATTATCTGGCGCCACTCCCACCTAGGTACCTCTTTACTTCAACTTTTTCACTTCTACTTGGTGCCGGGGGTTTCAAATTTGCAAGACAACACCAATACGACGAGAATTGCACCTCAATGCCGCGTGTCTCTCGAGACAACGGTGACGTATCCAAACCACATTGACGGCTCAGAATTGGCCTCTTTCTCTCCGGCAACTCAGAACAGAGGGGGGGTATTACGTACGACCTGTCTTAGCAATGACTGAACCAACCAACGCTATTGCATCCAAGCAGTCCCTCATTTTGGACCTGCCTCCCAGCTGCATAGAGTTTTGCTTATCGCACCCAAAGTATTTCGTGGTTGGAACTTATGACTTGGTCAAGGATGAAGAACCACCGAATGAGTCGGAGGATGCGACTTCCTCTATCGCCAATAAGCCCCAAGACCGCAACGGTAGTCTCATTGTTTACCAGCTAGAAAACGGGGCAGTGTGAGTATGAGGGGGCCCTAGCCATTTCCGCTGAAGATTGACTTCGCACCAGGCACCATGTTCAAACCGTCCCTCACCCGTCGGCGATTCTTGACCTGCACTTCTGCCCTTTGCCGAGCTGGCGCGACATCATGGCAGTGGTCTCCAGCACGGGAACACTGTCCATATTCCAGTTGAATCCAGGCATGGATGTGTCGTCGCCGCTCAAGCACTTGGCCACGAGCAGGATACGTGACGTCCCCGAGGGCGTCTTGTTTCTCTCAGGAGTTTGGGACACCAACGATGCATATTCCATCGCGATCACAACCTCTGCAGGCGAGGTGCGCGTCGCAAAGCTCGATGAGTCTTGGCGGATCATCGATGACGATTCGAACGCTGTGATTAAGCATTCGCTAGAAGCTtggacggcggccttctctCCTACCGAGGACCCCTTTGTCATATACTCGGGAGGTGACGATTCTGCGCTTCGGTACGCATCGTGTACGCGCAGCAGCAAGGACGGTAGCGAAGCTATGTCAGGTGTCAAGACCTTGTACCCACCCCTCAACATTACCGGGCATGGTGCCGGTGTGACGGCCATCCTGCCCGTCCCTGTCAAACTTGTGGACGGCTCTAGGTTACTAGTGACAGGCAGCTACGACGACACCATACGACTGTTTTCTGTCCAGCCTCCACACAACACATACGGCCTCCGCCAGTTCAAGGGTTTGGGCGAGAAAAATCTGGAAGGGGGCGTCTGGAGGCTCAAGTTGGTCGAATACCGGGAGAGGGACGGTCGCTGCCGCCTGAGGATTTTGGCATCATGTATGCACGCTGGTGCTAGAGTTGTCGAACTGGAGGGGCCACTGAAGAGTGAGGGATGGAATATCAGTGTCCTAGCCCGATTCGAGGAACATCAGAGCATGAACTATGGCAGCGACTTCGTTCCTAGTCCAGGGCAGGGCCGCCTCGAATGTGTGTCGACGAGTTTTTATGACAAGCTCTTGTGCTTGTGGGAGGCAGATCTGGATTAGAGGAGCATTTTACGAAGCAAACACCATATGGTCTTAGCGCAGGTTGTTGAGTCGATTTTGTCGACTATCTCCAAGGCGACACTGATATTTCTCCGAGGCTGCCCTTTTAGACCAATACCTGCTCTCCCTATTTTCAGATAGTAGGACAACCAGCAAACTAAGGCGAGGTACCAAGTAGATAAAGATACCTTTTCTGGCCTGCCTCTGTGATATTGGACCAGTCTACGCTCCCATTGCTTCGTTATCCACCATGGCGGTCACCATCATGCTGTGGCCATGAACCGGGTGCGGCagtgtctgtgtgtgtacCTAGGTACGGAAAACCGACGCAAGTGGTCGGTGGTCGAGACCCCAAGGCACCCAGGTAGTCCAGCCCCAGGTACACTGTTCAATGTGGTCTGTCGCGGCCCCGGCGAACAAATAGCGGACAGCGCGACGTATCTCCACTACAGAGATAGGCagggtacctacctaggtaagtgGGCTGGAGCATTGGGTACCTTAGGCAAGGTACCAGGTCTTCAAGCCGCATTGATTCAATTACTTATTTTGCTTTCGGGCTCTGCTTTGGATACTAATGCTTGCCACACCCTTCGCCTCTGCCACCTCGTCGCACATCTGCACAGCTGTTTAAACTTGCTTCCTCGAGACTATTCATTCCCTCTTCTGATTTCCCATCATCTCGACGAACATCGCCAGCTCCAGTCTCCTCCCACGTGCgcgcatgtgtgtgtgttctcATTGGACGGTTAGGATCGAAACAAGCACAAACAGGCCAGTCTCGTTTGCTCGTCGAAAAGCTGAAGCTTCAGAAGTGTACTTTCAGGTACTTGCACACCTTGTACTAAGCCTCAGCCGATTGTGCGGTTCGCCCCCCCAGCCAACTGCGGCCTTTCGCTGACTCTCCTTGGGCAGCATTTGTCACTGAGCCTGTGTCCCCGACATCATCTCCAACCATCGAGTTCCCGCCGAGACTACGCCCGACGTATGACCCAACATTGAGTCAACTGCTGGACAAGCAGCTTAACCGAGGCTGGGTTTTCCTGCTGTACCGCGACCCATCTCACTCACCATGGACGGTCAGACGGTCAACGGCGCAGCTGCCATGGACCAGAACGTTGCTTCCGCGAATGGCGGAAACGCCGACACCATCTCGCAAATTCACCAGGCACTCGAGGTCATACACAGCCCCTATTCCTCGAACGAATCCCGCCGAGACGCccagctcttcctcgagaaCCTCAAGACCATAGACGAGGCCCCTTTCCATGGCTTTACTCTCGCCTCCAACAAGTCGCAGTCTCCCGTCGTGCGCCACTATGCCCTGTCTCTTCTCGAGCACGCAATCAAGCAGAAATGGATCCAGTATAACAAAGAGCAGTCAACCATGCTGCGTGAGTGGGTGCTGGAGCTCTGTCGCAGCCTGTCAAGAGACGATCCGTTATACATCAGGAACAAGACGGCCCAATTGTGGGTGGAAGTCGCCAAGAGATGCTGGGGCACCGAGTGGATGGACATGGACAGCCTTTTAGTCCGTCTCTGGCAGATACCTGAGTCTCCCGTGCACAAGGAGCTTGTTCTCTTTGTGCTCGAGACGCTATCCGATGAGGTTttcaacggcgacgacgccgtcgtcgccatgcGCGAAGGCGTGCTTAGCAGAAGCTGCGTCGAAGTCTTCACCCCAGCCCCCGTCTTGAGAGAAGCCTTCCCCAACAGAGCCGCGGGCCCCGAGGTGCGCTCTGGGGCGGAAGGATGGCTTAGCAGGGTATCCGAGTTTCTCAGTCAATGCCTCAACGGTGACGCCCAGAACAACGACCAGATCCGCTCTTGCGCCGTGAAATCCTTGTCCGTCTTCTATTCCCTCATGCCCTGGGCCATTCCCAAGTCTGTCGCTGTCGCAAACTGCGTTCCTGTCATGTGCAGAGCTCTGGCAACTCCTGAAGTCTCCGTTCAAAAGGTAATCATCTGGACTACGTTTTCCTCGTCCCTTCGGGGCAAAATGGGCAATAGCTTACCTGCGACAGGCCTCTCTAGAAGCTCTCCATGCGCTGTACTCTCGCTCGAACTTCTCCGAACAAGAGTTTAAGGACCTTGTCGCGCCCATGTACGACGCCAGCTCGGTAGATCTTCTCAAGAGGCTCTTTGAATGGTCTGCCGTGGATGTCGAGGATATCGACGAAGACAAGTATCAATTCGGCAAGAAGTTCTCAGAGGTATATACGCCGGCGTGTGACAAGAATGAGCCTTGCTGATTTTGTGCGTAGATGCTATCTCTGCTTGGTAATTACCTTGATCGCAGATTTTCTGCCGTACCCACAAACGCAGATGTCAACGGTTTCCTCAACCTGTTGTTGCTCACCGTACAGAGCCAAAGCCTCATTGTTGCAATTCCTGTCTTGGCCACTTGGACTCGCCTCCTCAACAATAGGTTGATTGGACAAAGCCCGGCCAACAACCACCTCGTTGGTCCTCTTCTCGAGGTGTGCGGCTCTCGCTTGATCAGATATGAAAATTTGCCCGAGGACACACAAGACCCCACGTTCTTGTTCCTCATGGAGGACACTGACACTGTCCCCGAGAGACATGCGTTTCTGGGCAATTACAGAAGGTACAGCACTCAGGTCATCGAGACCATTGTCCAGCTGAAGCTGTCCGATGCAGTCTACCACGTTCTTGGCCAAGCAGAGCAGGCCTTGCAACATTTGTACGATGACAGCCCACCAATGGACGGTAAGTTCTCCTTGATTCCTGCTCCCAAAACCAAAGGCTGATCATGCAGTCACAAAATACGTGAAACACTCGATGCCGGTTCTGCGTGTCGATGCTCAATTCACAGTCATCGAGGCGGCACTCAAGGGTTATATGAAGTGGAGGGCAAACACCACGCAGCAGAGCTTGCCAGATCATGTGGGTGATGGCTGCCTTTGTCGTTCAGCGGTATGCTAATGGTCTCTAGGAGCAACAGCGTGCCGCCTTAGAGAGAGATCTGGAATCATGGTGTACCAAACTCCTTGAAATGAAGTTTGAGGATCCCCTGATACGAAAGAGAGTTTTGCAACTCTTGGTTGCCTTCTCGACCACAGCCCTCGACAAGAACCCAGGATTCATGCTGAAGGTTCTTGAACACATTCTCATGACCTGGCCCGCACCTCAGCCGGAGCATCGTGCCTTCAACGAGGCCATCAAAGACTTCCAGTCCGAAAGCATGGTGGAACTGCAGAGGCTTGCTTCAAAGGTGCCTGATCACTTGCTTGCAGTATACGACCAAATAGAGGCACGAGTCAACGATATGATCTCATCAGGCACGTTGGACGAGAAGCGCCAGATTGCCTATCAGAGCTTTCTCTTCATCATCGTTCACCGGGCTTCCAACATTGATCCGGCCAATCAGGTCCAGCGTTTGCAAGAGTTCATTAAACCCGTTACGTCTTCGTGGCAGAACCAGGAACTCAAGAATGCGTTATCGTCTTACTCGGGCTTCTGCGAGCTGATGGCTTtggacaaggccaagaggTATCTGACAAGCCACCGTGTCCACGAAGTCAAAGATTGGGGCTCTTGCGAATTGGACGCAGAAGGGCTGACTTT
The DNA window shown above is from Colletotrichum destructivum chromosome 2, complete sequence and carries:
- a CDS encoding Putative basophilic leukemia-expressed protein Bles03, giving the protein MRQVNRTRSTFFLRRDASTAQLTINRVEFLSTVQTIKMDSDESDFYGDEDIVTGLESRVTSFDVSQWWEETDAIQINRRVKMEPLDSTKLHNPYAGIPYAWQLTETVNDFLARLPPETTEHSDKFPWIFICNPYIRRKDKSLAQNQRSRGNEDEAPEEEGSRLDTLIEGGTERLNILLNFKQGINSTKKSTAVKMREIDQEQKEASRDILSLASRQGKSSDLGDTMYMAVIDACRQWMLFCQPKDVDEVWRVISKATANNELGIAAKVAPWNPHTDPTGQKDRIVCVYTADFGDKADVTRTLQKLRELRLVETMGRPIYYKPGPDAFTYLGIAYGNHWGVKASIYSSMDLLPISSSTSQRMRMSSSSHLRY
- a CDS encoding Putative WD40/YVTN repeat-like-containing domain superfamily, which translates into the protein MTEPTNAIASKQSLILDLPPSCIEFCLSHPKYFVVGTYDLVKDEEPPNESEDATSSIANKPQDRNGSLIVYQLENGAVHHVQTVPHPSAILDLHFCPLPSWRDIMAVVSSTGTLSIFQLNPGMDVSSPLKHLATSRIRDVPEGVLFLSGVWDTNDAYSIAITTSAGEVRVAKLDESWRIIDDDSNAVIKHSLEAWTAAFSPTEDPFVIYSGGDDSALRYASCTRSSKDGSEAMSGVKTLYPPLNITGHGAGVTAILPVPVKLVDGSRLLVTGSYDDTIRLFSVQPPHNTYGLRQFKGLGEKNLEGGVWRLKLVEYRERDGRCRLRILASCMHAGARVVELEGPLKSEGWNISVLARFEEHQSMNYGSDFVPSPGQGRLECVSTSFYDKLLCLWEADLD
- a CDS encoding Putative importin-beta domain, armadillo-like helical, exportin-1/5, exportin-5: MDGQTVNGAAAMDQNVASANGGNADTISQIHQALEVIHSPYSSNESRRDAQLFLENLKTIDEAPFHGFTLASNKSQSPVVRHYALSLLEHAIKQKWIQYNKEQSTMLREWVLELCRSLSRDDPLYIRNKTAQLWVEVAKRCWGTEWMDMDSLLVRLWQIPESPVHKELVLFVLETLSDEVFNGDDAVVAMREGVLSRSCVEVFTPAPVLREAFPNRAAGPEVRSGAEGWLSRVSEFLSQCLNGDAQNNDQIRSCAVKSLSVFYSLMPWAIPKSVAVANCVPVMCRALATPEVSVQKASLEALHALYSRSNFSEQEFKDLVAPMYDASSVDLLKRLFEWSAVDVEDIDEDKYQFGKKFSEMLSLLGNYLDRRFSAVPTNADVNGFLNLLLLTVQSQSLIVAIPVLATWTRLLNNRLIGQSPANNHLVGPLLEVCGSRLIRYENLPEDTQDPTFLFLMEDTDTVPERHAFLGNYRRYSTQVIETIVQLKLSDAVYHVLGQAEQALQHLYDDSPPMDVTKYVKHSMPVLRVDAQFTVIEAALKGYMKWRANTTQQSLPDHEQQRAALERDLESWCTKLLEMKFEDPLIRKRVLQLLVAFSTTALDKNPGFMLKVLEHILMTWPAPQPEHRAFNEAIKDFQSESMVELQRLASKVPDHLLAVYDQIEARVNDMISSGTLDEKRQIAYQSFLFIIVHRASNIDPANQVQRLQEFIKPVTSSWQNQELKNALSSYSGFCELMALDKAKRYLTSHRVHEVKDWGSCELDAEGLTLQSELEERQKMLPLRPTKSFLSFSVEKLEKSSTPFQISYQLWNDSFPMILPDLLQFLSHAHASHNPDNWAELPADTRSVVGNVLSDRFWQAGISEGSKDEFYARVMDKKNTLEGLASTIRGTVRFVRETCYAIIYCMSRLEMQFYGFSELPGPLAQALFQNSFHLSAHQQINLLNLVRYLVDDCPLEQREHFLPPLLAACFQQMDAKINAEWENLERQQAIQAAAEALTEEMKSESILRQVTYTAVIMVADFLDPTKKNPPPLNSQNGHEQPRKYPSLRKFCLMQSTIVEPLLLFCTHAIRMRDTRCCSIILRVFRSIVPDFHLTEPRSPKSIPQDDTEAGPPSRDPYLDTTPVSPEAATAIREYIASDVLRACITSFHEPYFVDLQKDLASLIAAIVVYYSPVTSTPRDVLMSLPNIRQSDLDRLNEFSSKPASHTRQQRALVLDLLKDLKGVSIAEMGKLPKNGGFGPSKRSNRSKMAQEFMTPANETRTRGGGVADTGRATPDALEGVANLFEG